A DNA window from Hoplias malabaricus isolate fHopMal1 chromosome 5, fHopMal1.hap1, whole genome shotgun sequence contains the following coding sequences:
- the npffl gene encoding pro-FMRFamide-related neuropeptide FF like, whose product MMKRTEAGFWCWFLILTVLTVMGRSLQDGDVLEPNLATDSEENVAQKLVGEEEVGHILEDQLLKTLLHSLLHNQRQTRNPMVLHQPQRFGRGARGELPAEERIHSRDWETAPGQIWSMAVPQRFGKK is encoded by the exons ATGATGAAGAGAACAGAGGCTGGGTTCTGGTGCTGGTTCTTGATTCTCACTGTTCTGACAGTGATGGGCCGCTCTCTACAGGACGGGGACGTTCTTGAGCCAAACCTTGCCACTGACTCCGAGGAAAATGTAGCGCAGAAACTG gtgGGAGAGGAGGAAGTTGGTCACATTCTTGAAGATCAACTGTTGAAGACGCTTCTCCACTCCCTGCTGCACAACCAGAGACAAACTAGAAACCCTATGGTTCTGCATCAGcctcagag GTTTGGGCGTGGGGCCCGGGGAGAGTTACCAGCAGAGGAGAGGATCCACTCTCGAGACTGGGAGACTGCACCAGGACAAATCTGGAGCATGGCTGTCCCCCAGAGATTCGGGAAAAAGTAG
- the LOC136697766 gene encoding protein phosphatase 1 regulatory subunit 1A-like isoform X1, with the protein MDSGSPRKIQFTVPLLDSHLDPEAAEQIRRRRPTPATLVASSDQSSPEIDEDRLSNHLYKQALLNSPRQRRKGAKGTPTMKELQFLVDHHLHRQQQRQQGAPDESSESCLSERTSPDNEIGPEELPQDEESRSRTEQRVSLCSSYAVKWMSCPRRVYQKQQEELRLHPPETTPPSPRQQPNNKRTQQLVTRPLRDHQPLTTKPSKVTTFARKIKQPTVNNPTVFTLSHCFHSDLDNLQQSRIIDQMLIH; encoded by the exons ATGGACAGTGGGAGTCCGAGGAAGATTCAGttcactgttccactgctggACTCTCACCTGGACCCTGAGGCGGCCGAGCAG ATCAGACGGAGACGACCCACCCCTGCGACACTGGTGGCATCCAGTGATCAGTCCTCCCCAG AAATAGATGAAGACCGACTCTCCAACCATCTGTACAAG CAAGCATTACTGAACTCTCCAAGACAGAGGCGGAAAGGAGCCAAAGGAACGCCTACAATGAAAG AGTTGCAGTTCCTAGTGGACCACCACCTGCACAGACAGCAGCAGCGCCAGCAAGGTGCACCGGATGAATCGTCAGAGAGCTGCTTATCCGAAAGAACAAGTCCAGACAATGAGATTGGACCTGAGGAACTGCCTCAGGACGAAGAGAGCCGCAGTAGAACTGAGCAGAGAGTCTCGCTCTGCAGCAGCTATGCTGTGAAATGGATG AGTTGTCCAAGGAGAGTTTATCAGAAGCAGCAGGAGGAGCTCAGGCTCCACCCACCAGAGACCACACCCCCGTCACCACGTCAACAACCAAACAACAAACGCACTCAg CAGCTGGTCACACGTCCACTGAGAGACCACCAGCCCCTGACGACAAAACCCAGCAAAGTAACAACATTTGCAAGAAAGATTAAACAACCCACAGTAAACAACCCAACAGTGTTTACACTTTCTCACTGCTTTCACAGCGATTTAGACAATCTACAGCAGAGTCGAATCATCGATCAGATGTTAATCCACTAA
- the LOC136697766 gene encoding protein phosphatase 1 regulatory subunit 1A-like isoform X2 codes for MDSGSPRKIQFTVPLLDSHLDPEAAEQIRRRRPTPATLVASSDQSSPEIDEDRLSNHLYKQALLNSPRQRRKGAKGTPTMKELQFLVDHHLHRQQQRQQGAPDESSESCLSERTSPDNEIGPEELPQDEESRSRTEQRVSLCSSYAVKWMSCPRRVYQKQQEELRLHPPETTPPSPRQQPNNKRTQLVTRPLRDHQPLTTKPSKVTTFARKIKQPTVNNPTVFTLSHCFHSDLDNLQQSRIIDQMLIH; via the exons ATGGACAGTGGGAGTCCGAGGAAGATTCAGttcactgttccactgctggACTCTCACCTGGACCCTGAGGCGGCCGAGCAG ATCAGACGGAGACGACCCACCCCTGCGACACTGGTGGCATCCAGTGATCAGTCCTCCCCAG AAATAGATGAAGACCGACTCTCCAACCATCTGTACAAG CAAGCATTACTGAACTCTCCAAGACAGAGGCGGAAAGGAGCCAAAGGAACGCCTACAATGAAAG AGTTGCAGTTCCTAGTGGACCACCACCTGCACAGACAGCAGCAGCGCCAGCAAGGTGCACCGGATGAATCGTCAGAGAGCTGCTTATCCGAAAGAACAAGTCCAGACAATGAGATTGGACCTGAGGAACTGCCTCAGGACGAAGAGAGCCGCAGTAGAACTGAGCAGAGAGTCTCGCTCTGCAGCAGCTATGCTGTGAAATGGATG AGTTGTCCAAGGAGAGTTTATCAGAAGCAGCAGGAGGAGCTCAGGCTCCACCCACCAGAGACCACACCCCCGTCACCACGTCAACAACCAAACAACAAACGCACTCAg CTGGTCACACGTCCACTGAGAGACCACCAGCCCCTGACGACAAAACCCAGCAAAGTAACAACATTTGCAAGAAAGATTAAACAACCCACAGTAAACAACCCAACAGTGTTTACACTTTCTCACTGCTTTCACAGCGATTTAGACAATCTACAGCAGAGTCGAATCATCGATCAGATGTTAATCCACTAA